A section of the Bradyrhizobium oligotrophicum S58 genome encodes:
- a CDS encoding NUDIX hydrolase: MIDPTPPRHPQLAVSAAIFRDGKLLLVRRARSPAKGVYTLPGGRVEFGETLHEAVAREVMEETALSIALIGLAGWREVLPASQGGKGGGGHYVILPFAARWQSGEVRLNPELDDFQWRVPDALDGLTLTDGLPEIIAAARALL; encoded by the coding sequence GATCGATCCGACACCTCCGCGCCATCCCCAGCTCGCCGTCAGCGCCGCGATCTTCCGCGACGGCAAGCTCCTGCTGGTGCGCCGGGCGCGATCCCCGGCCAAGGGCGTCTATACCCTGCCGGGCGGCCGGGTCGAGTTCGGCGAAACCCTGCATGAGGCCGTCGCGCGCGAGGTCATGGAGGAGACGGCGCTGTCGATCGCCCTCATCGGGCTGGCCGGCTGGCGTGAGGTGCTGCCGGCCAGTCAGGGAGGCAAGGGAGGCGGCGGTCACTACGTGATTCTGCCGTTCGCCGCGCGCTGGCAGTCCGGCGAGGTCCGGCTCAACCCGGAACTGGACGATTTCCAGTGGCGCGTCCCCGATGCGCTGGACGGCCTGACGCTGACCGACGGGCTGCCGGAGATCATCGCTGCCGCCCGGGCGCTGCTGTAA
- a CDS encoding TIGR02301 family protein yields the protein MISKRLLALLMLVTVCAAAPVRAQDAAAPFDGDLQRLAEILGTLHYLRGICGSNEGAKWRNQMQALVDAETPSGERRARMIAGFNRGYNGFQQTYRTCTPAAMVAIRRYIDEGSKISRDLTARYAN from the coding sequence ATGATTTCCAAACGCCTGCTGGCCCTCCTCATGCTCGTCACGGTCTGCGCCGCCGCCCCCGTGCGGGCGCAGGATGCGGCCGCGCCGTTCGATGGCGATCTGCAGCGGCTGGCCGAGATCCTCGGCACCCTGCATTACCTCCGCGGCATCTGCGGCAGCAATGAAGGCGCCAAATGGCGCAACCAGATGCAGGCGCTGGTCGATGCCGAGACACCGTCGGGCGAGCGCCGCGCCCGCATGATCGCCGGCTTCAACCGCGGCTATAACGGTTTTCAGCAGACCTACCGGACCTGCACGCCGGCCGCGATGGTGGCGATCCGCCGCTACATCGACGAGGGCTCCAAGATCTCGCGGGACCTCACGGCGCGCTATGCCAATTGA
- a CDS encoding sterol desaturase family protein: MAQDSSRPRIGEGRIGSSLCAAIGVLSAAAVLCLRYPAFLTTPELRVHYDVELLRLTLAIAMVVGAWLGVLGIVLGGPRVSAAIGLSALFLATLLGGPYVPTPDFLQPHFYLGLDWLVLDLFFTGAAFVLLEWVFPRVRPEQGPLSPGWRLDLAYFGVNHLLIGVFLVVSTHFAHDYFAWAISPWLQAHVVALPAIVRFVLVILAADAVEYISHRTYHEVPWLWRIHAVHHSPEHMDWLSGSRLHFFEPLATRALVLVPIVLLGFPQDTIFAYLIFISVQSVLIHSNIKMDVGWLRYIIVTPQFHHWHHASDAEALDKNYAAHTPLFDMLGGTWHLPKDRWPVNYGTVKPIPGGMLGQFVHPFVGPVKEFLEHRNP; encoded by the coding sequence ATGGCTCAAGACAGTTCAAGGCCGCGCATCGGCGAGGGGCGCATCGGTAGTTCTCTCTGCGCCGCGATCGGCGTGCTCAGCGCCGCTGCGGTGCTATGCCTGCGCTACCCCGCCTTTCTCACGACGCCGGAGCTGCGCGTCCATTACGACGTCGAGCTGCTCCGCCTCACGCTTGCGATCGCCATGGTCGTCGGTGCCTGGCTCGGCGTCCTCGGGATCGTGCTTGGCGGTCCGCGGGTGAGCGCTGCGATCGGCCTCAGCGCGCTTTTCCTCGCCACGCTGCTTGGCGGGCCCTACGTGCCGACACCGGATTTTCTCCAGCCGCACTTCTATCTCGGCCTCGACTGGCTGGTGCTCGATCTCTTCTTCACCGGCGCAGCCTTCGTGTTGCTCGAATGGGTCTTCCCACGGGTGCGGCCGGAGCAGGGGCCGCTCAGCCCCGGCTGGAGGCTCGATCTCGCTTATTTCGGCGTCAACCACCTGCTGATCGGCGTGTTCCTGGTGGTCTCGACCCATTTTGCCCATGACTACTTCGCCTGGGCGATCAGCCCGTGGCTGCAGGCGCATGTCGTGGCCCTGCCCGCGATCGTCCGCTTCGTGCTGGTGATCCTGGCGGCCGATGCCGTCGAATATATCTCCCACCGCACCTATCACGAGGTGCCGTGGTTGTGGCGGATCCATGCGGTCCATCATTCGCCCGAGCACATGGACTGGCTCTCGGGATCGCGCCTGCATTTTTTCGAGCCATTGGCCACGCGCGCTTTGGTGCTCGTGCCGATCGTCCTGCTCGGCTTCCCGCAGGACACGATCTTCGCCTATCTCATTTTCATCTCGGTGCAATCGGTGCTGATCCATTCGAACATCAAGATGGATGTCGGCTGGCTGCGGTACATCATCGTCACGCCGCAATTCCATCACTGGCACCACGCCTCGGACGCCGAGGCCCTCGACAAGAACTACGCGGCACACACGCCGCTGTTCGATATGCTGGGCGGAACCTGGCACCTGCCCAAAGACCGTTGGCCCGTCAATTACGGTACGGTGAAGCCGATCCCCGGCGGCATGCTCGGCCAGTTCGTGCACCCCTTCGTCGGGCCGGTGAAGGAATTCCTCGAACATCGAAACCCATGA